GATACACTTTGGAGATGGTGACGTCTCTGATGTAGAACGAAAAGCTGAATTGGGCGGCAATCTTCACGCCAAAGGTATGATGATCATGCAGGCATTTTTAAGTAGTGCCTTGGATCTTGATGAACCCTTCCCTTATTCAGCATCAATTGTGTTTGAACAGTCATACAGTGAAGTTGATGGTGATAGTGCATCGTTAGCTGAACTCTGTGCATTAGTTAGTGCGCTGTCTGGATGTAAACTCAAGCAGAGTATTGCAGTGACGGGAGCCGTTGATCAGTTTGGTCGAGTTCAAGCCGTTGGCGGTCTAAATGAAAAGATCGAAGGCTTTTATTATGTTTGTGCCCATCAAGGCCTTACTGGATTACAAGGGGTTGTTCTACCACAATCAAACCTTCGTCATCTCTCCTTACATAAGGATGTTATTGACTCAATCAAGCAAGGAAAGTTTCATATCTGGAGCGTTGAAAACGTTGACCAAGCCTTGCCTATAATTACTGGACAGGAATTCAGAGGAGATGACTCTGAGACCTTACTTAATAAAATTGCAGAGCGCATAGATAGGCTCAGCCATCACGATTTAGATGAAAAGTGGCTTAATCGCTTAAAAAGAATGCTATTTAAAGACTGATCGGAGTTGTAGCAACAGCACTGATTCACATAAGATGCAGATTCGAATTTTTGGAGAACCGAGAACATGCAACAAAAACCTTGCGATATAGCAAACTCTTACGACCGTGACGACCTATTGGCATCGAGTCGAGGTGAACTGTTTGGCCCTAAAGGACCTCAACTTCCTGCTCCAAACATGCTAATGATGGATCGTGTGACTAAGATGTCACAGACTGAAGGTGAGTTTGGCAAAGGTCTTATTACTGCTGAATTAGATATTACTCCAGATCTTTGGTTCTTCGACTGCCACTTCCCTGGTGACCCGGTAATGCCTGGTTGTCTTGGCCTTGATGCAATGTGGCAACTGGTTGGTTTCTTCCTCGGTTGGATTGGTGGTGAAGGCAAAGGCCGTGCACTAGGTGTTGGTGAAGTGAAGTTTACTGGCCAAATTCTCCCAACGGCAAAGAAAGTAACCTACGAAATCAATATGAAGCGCGTAGTGAACCGTAGATTAGTTATGGGCATGGCTGATGGTCGTGTGCTAGTTGATGGTAAAGAGATCTACGTAGCGAAAGACTTAAAAGTGGGTCTTTTTCAAGATACCAGCAAGTTTTAATTAAGCAAACAAGCTTATCCCCTAGCCGAGCCTAAGTTGCTCGGCTTTTTATTAGTTAAGCAATAGGCATAGTGTTCGTAGTATTTAATGATGTGTTATTTATAGAACCACAATAAATTAGTTATAGTGCGTTAGCCGTGAAATAATAAAGCCCCTATATGGGGCCTTAACTCCGAATAGTGTGCTATTTAAAAAGACCTGACTCGACGTCGCTTTTCGCGTCTCTCCAACCGCCTAACCAATAAGATTTAGCATCCACTTGCTGATAAGGGCAAGTTTCACTAGAGCGTCCATTTACCCCAGCTTTGTATCCTTGGGACTGAGCTCGCTCAAGACGATCACGCTTTTGTCTCTTCATAGTTAAATCCTCTAACTTTAATAACCAATTTTATAGGGAGTACTCATACGCACCTTCGTTATAATTAAACAGAATTGAGTGCGTCGTTTTTGCTCCCTATATAAGAGTTGACTATAAACTCGGATTTAACAAGGTAAAAAAAAAGACAGCTCACAAAATGTGAAGCTGTCCTCTTTGCTGATTATAACACTAGTTATTGCGTCTACGGTTCCATGCAAAGACACCTAATAGCGCTAATACCCACGGCCCTAAGCTACCTGCTTGTCTTTCAATTGGTTCTTGGGCAACACTGCGTGCAATAATGGGTGCTGAAGCGGTCGCATCATCAAGGTCAATTGTCGGTACTAACTTAACCGCAACTACCTTTTCGACACCGTTGCCACCACCACAATAGGCATTATGGCCAGTATTGTCATAACCCGCAGAGCAATACAGTGCAGTTGCCGATATTTCACCCTTCTCGTTGATATCGCTGGCCGCAACGATTCGATACTTATTGTTTTCACCCGAAACATTTTCGTCGTTGGTTAAATCATCCAACCACCATGCACGATTCTCAAACTTGCTGGCACGGTCTTTATCCGTCCCATTAAAGTCATACGCATAGATAAAACCGCGATGACGACGCTGTTTACCACTGTATTCACGAGCGGTTTCCGCATCTATCGTACCCACAATTTCGTTGTGATTATTGATTGCCTCAGCTTCACCGCCGGCACTGCGGAAGAAGATAGATTGCCCTAGATCTTCAAAATACTTTGCTACCGGTTTACCCGCACTTGCATCGGCTAAAAATAGTCGATTATTGGCAGAACCGTTTTCAGGTTTATCTCCACGACGTTTAGCCTCACCAATAACCAATAGGTTGTTGTTTATATCCGTTGCCTTGGAATTTGAATAAATGTAATCACCGCTCTGCTTAACCTCAGAGCCCGCGATATACGTGGTAGTCCAGTTATCCGCTTTTACTTCACTAAAGCCATCCTTTGGATAAAATACCGCAGCTTGCATGAGCAAGTTGTTATCATCTCGATAGGTGTTGTAACCCGCTAACACCGGTAAATCATCGTAAGAGGTGGTGTGTTCAGGGTCTAGGGTTACATCTCGCACCACAGCACCACGCACACTTGCCATATATGAGGCGTCATCACGACGACCGGAGGTAGCATCATTGTCTTTGGTATTTGGCCAAATGGAAACACTAACCCCGGCATCTGGGGTCGCTAAATCCCATACATAGCCTTTAGTGGAAAAAGCCACATTCTGACATGCCCATAGTGCACCAGGATCAGAACTAGAGTCGCACGAATTTAGGTCGCCACCATAGTTTTTATTATCATCACCAAGATTAAACGGATTTACCGCTGCGCTGCCAACTATATAGGTCTTACCTGTATCTTTTGGGTACACAAATGAATCAAAGGCCATGGTGCGGCCCATTAGCTTGACTAAATCGTCACCGTCTTGACGTGGCAATAAAATAGTATCATCAACGAAACCACGTTCACGATATGCTAATCCATGGCTACCAAAGTTATAGTAGCCACTGCTAGTAATACCGATAACACCTGCATCAGTATACTTGTTGATATGCACATTATTGGTACCACTTTCTAGTGTACCGCCGCCAGGGGCATAATCACTACTTGGTGCTGTCATTACCGCTGCAGATTCAGTAAAGCCTAATGCGTTGGCCCTATAACCTTGATTAAAGGCTTCACGCTCCCTTTCAAGACCACCGGCACCATTGATACCTTTCCATTCGCGGTTAGCCCAGTTCTCACAACTGTTATAACCCAATTCGCGATAACAGTAGCTTTCAAGATCCGACCAATCTAAATAATAAAAATTATTATCGATGCCAAAAGGCGCCTCTTCACGTGGCGATAAACCATCGGTGCCTTCGCGAGTGTCTCCGGCGAGTACGCCTTTATCTGCGAAGGTATCTGCTGGTGAGATTGCACTACCGTAGTATTCCGTCCCTGTCACACTTGGCGTAACTTGCACTACGTTATAAAGGCTAGCATTGGCATTTAGTGACGCCGTCACTACAAATGCCACAGCCGAAATTTTGAAGATATTACTGCGTTTCACTATATCTTATTCCTGTTGCATCGCTTCAAGCTCTTCCCAACGCTCGAATGCAATTTCTAATTCCTGCTCTTTTTTCTCGAGCTCATCTAACACTGGCTGAGTTTGTTCAACTAATGCTGCAAAAAATTGGGGGTCATTCACTTTGCTTTGGAGCGCCTCGATATCTTGTTCAAGTTGCTCTAACAATTGTGGTAACGATTCTAACTCACGCTGTAATTTGTAAGATAATTTTTTACCATTATTGCGTGTTGACTTCACATCAGGTTGCGTAATTGACGTCGATTTTTCTGTTATCGCATCACTTACTGCATTGCCGCGAGCCTTAATAACCTGTGCTCGCTGCTGCTGCGCATCGTGATAACCGCCAACAAATTCTTCGATGTTACCTTCGCCTTCAAATATCCAGCTTGTAGTAACCGTATTATCAACAAACTCACGGTCATGGCTTACTAACAGTAAAGTCCCTTGATAATTGGCAAGCAAATCCTCTAAAAGTTCCAAAGTTTCGATATCTAAATCATTGGTTGGTTCATCCAATACCAACAAATTGTTCGATTTAAGGAACAAACGCGCCAGCAACAAACGGTTTTTCTCGCCACCAGATAATGCTTTTACTGGTGAGCGAGCACGCCTTGGTGAGAATAAGAAATCTTGTAGATAACTAAGAGCGTGTCTTTCGCGCCCCCCAACAGTGACCTCTTGTTTGCCATCGGCTAGGTTATCCATAACCGTTTTTTCAGGATCGAGTGCTTCACGGTATTGGTCAAAATACGCCACCTCTAGTTTAGTACCGCAATGCAGATTACCCGACTGTGGCGCTAATTCACCAAGCATCAGCTTTAGCAAGGTACTCTTACCACATCCGTTAGGACCAATAAGTGCAATCTTATCGCCACGCATCACTGAGAAGGTAAAGTCATTGACTATGGTTTTACCGTCGATGCTGTAACCAAGGTTGTTTGCTTCAAATACTATCTTACCGCTACGTGCAGCATCGTCGATATTAAGGTTTACCTTGCCTTGTACGTTAAGGCGTTCACTGCGCTCGTTACGCAGTTGCTTTAATGCACGTACACGCCCTTCATTACGGGTACGACGCGCCTTAATGCCTTGACGAATCCAGGTCTCTTCTTGGGCTAATTTCTTATCAAACTCCGCATTTTGCATCTCTTCGACACGTAATGCTTCTTCTTTATCTTCTAAGTATTGCTTGTAGTTACCAGGGAAAGAAGAAAGCTTACCGCGATCAAGGTCAACGATACGTGTTGCCATAGATTGAATAAAGCTACGGTCGTGTGAAATAAAGATAATTGAGCCGCGGAAATCCTTAAGGAAGCCTTCTAACCATTCTATGGTCGTCACATCTAAGTGGTTAGTCGGCTCATCGAGCAATAACACATCCGGATCGGGTACCAGTGCTCTAGCAAGTGCCGCCTTACGTTGCCACCCGCCAGATAAGTCCGTTAGCTTAGTATGCCCGTCTAGTTTGAGTGCATCCAAAACGTTGGTAATACGGCTCTCGAACCGCCAAGCTCCAGAATGCTCAAGTTGCTCTTGGATCTTGGACAGTTTGTTGATATTTTTTTCAGATGGGTCAACCGCTAGCAGATCGAGTTGCTCTTGATAACTCTTAAGCTGTCTGCCGACTTCGGCTAAGCCTTCCGAAACATAATCAAAGACTGTCCCTTCTTGGTCTCGAGGTGGATCTTGCTCTAGTCGTGAAACCACAACATCTTGCTGGATCTGCAATCGACCGTCGTCCATTAGGATATCGCCAGCGATCACCTTCATCATGGTGGATTTACCCGCACCATTTCGTCCTACCAAGCATACGCGTTCGTTTTCTTGCAGCTGAAAATCAGCGTTCTGCATCAAAGGCAGATCGCCAAAAGCCAATTGTCCGTTATGTATTGTCAGTAATGCCATTCGTTTCTAACCAAGATCTGAGAATTTCAATATTAAAGGGCCAGTTAAGCTCGGCACCGTTATGTTCCACTACTGGAATTGTTACGCCGTAACGAGAAAACAACTCATCATCAAACGCGATGTCAACCACAGTGACTTGTTGACCTATCTGCATGAACATTTCAAGGGCTTGTTCACACAGATGGCAACCTTGGGTACTAAAGAGTTGAATCACCCTGCTCTCCGTGAGTAATCAACCAGCAGTTGTGGATATGTTTGTTACGAGTAAAGTCTAACGGCAACATTTTATCAGATATGTTTTCTGCTTGTAGCTGTAACTGCTCAAGCGCATCAACATCCATCTTAAAGTGACGTTTGTTGTTAGAGAACACGATAGTACCGCCAGGTTTAAGCAAGCGCTTAAGATTGGTCATTAATTCAATATGATCACGCTGCACATCGAAGGTTTGTTGCATTCGCTTAGAATTTGAAAATGTTGGCGGATCAATGAAAATCAAATCGTAATTCGATTGTGATTTTTCAAGCCATTGTAAGCAGTCCGCTTGAACAAAGGTGTGAGCCTTGTTTTTAAACCCGTTGATAGCAAGGTTTTGTTGCGCCCAATCAAGGTATGTTTTTGACATATCAACTGTTGTGGTGCTTTTAGCGCCGCCCGCAGCAGCGTGTACTGTAGCACTACCTGTATAGGCAAAGAGGTTTAAAAAATCCTTACCCTGCGCCATCTGACCAAGCATGCGACGAGTAAGCTTGTGATCAAGGAATAACCCGGTATCCAGATAATCAAACAGGTTAACTTTCAACTTTACCCCATACTCATTCACATGCATTTCTTGCTGTTTCTGAGCCAATTTTTGATATTGATTGGTCCCTTTTTGCTTTTGCCTTACCTTCAACACCACGTTATTCGCTTCAACACCAGTTACTTGCACAGCAGCGCGAATCACATCGGTGAGTCTTCTTTTAGCCACATGCGGTTCAATGGTTTTAGGCGCTGCATATTCTTGTATAACCAGGTGATCGTTGTAGATATCAATAGCAACATTGTAATCAGGAAGATCCGCATCATAGATACGATAACAGTCCAGCTGTTCGCGTTTAGCCCATTTACCAATCTTGCCGAGATTCTTTTTCAGGCGGTTAGCAAAATCTGGCGCAACAACCTGTTGCTCACCATCGTTAGGGTTGGTCTTATTTAGTGAGATAGAATAGTTCTTTTGCAAACAATTCAATGCACCGTTATTTACCTTGTACTGCTTATCAGCACGCATACGCAAACAGCTAAGTAGCTCATCAGAGCTTGAGAAAATAGAGGCGTTCCAACCACCAAATTGGGCTTTAAGCTGTGCACCAAACTCAGAGTAAAGTGCAATAAGCCCAGGCTCAGTCCCTAAACGCTCGCCATATGGCGGGTTACTAACCAAGGTCCCTGTTTTATCGCTGGATGTAGCAACGATCTTAGTCGCATCCGAAACTTGAAAATCAATCAAGTCGGCAATGCCAGCGCGACGGGCATTGTTTTTCGCTGTTTCGATAACGCGCTTATCGAGGTCATAGCCAACGATAGGTTGGCTAAACTTAGTTATACCACGGCGCCCTTGCACCTTAGCTTCGGATTTAACCTCTGCCCATAATTCATAATCAAAGTCACAAAGGTTCTCTAAACTCCAGTTGTTGCGGGCGTGTCCAGGGGCAACATTGGCCGCCCACATCACAGCTTCAATCAGCAGTGTACCTGAGCCACACATCGGGTCGACTAGAGGTGACTGCTTGTCCCAACCGCTTCTCATTACAATGGCTGCGGCAAGGGTTTCTCGCAACGGCGCTCTACCGGCTTCACTTCTATAGCCGCGTTGATTCAAGCCTTGACCAACCATATCAATACCTAGAATCGCTTTATCACGGTGCAAACGAACATGCACCCGCAGATCCGGTTGATCTTTATTGATCGTAGGCCTTTCTAGGTTTTGTTTAGTAAAGCTATCCACGATGGCATCTTTAACCTTCATCGCACCATACTGGCTGTTGCGAATCTCTTGGTTTGTACCATTAAAATCCACTATAAAACTCTTGGTTTGTGCAAAGTGGCTTGACCAGCGCACGGCGGTTGCAGCGAGATATAAGTCCATATCATCTTGGCATTGAAACTCAGCTAATACCCGAACAAAGCGTGACGCAGTGCGGCTCCACAAACAGGCTCTATAGATCTGCTCTAAATCTGCTTTAAATCTCACACCCGCTTGTACGGGTTTGGGATCTGAAATCCCCAATTCCTTTAATTCATCTACAAGGAGGTTTTCTAGTCCATTCGCGGTTACCGCTAGGTATTGATGCATGTTGGTCACTTAGCCGATCAAAAATGGTGTCAATTATAAACCTTAATTAGTGCAAATACCGATATTTCTCTTATTCCTTACTTCAATCGCCTACTTATCCACCACTCCAGCTCGTGGTTTTGTTACCACAGGTTATTAACTCACATTTGGCTATCCCAACCGTAGATTAGGCAACTGACCGTAAGTGCATGCTTATTCACTCCTAAATTGGTGTATACCAGAGTGCAGATTCGTTAGTAAGTTACTTACATATAGGTGAAAACAGGGAAATAAAGGGGTGTAATACCGCTGCTAACCGTTGATGGGATGAATAAATACAGCTAAAAATAATCACTTTTTATTGATTTGAACCAACAAAATGACCAATAAAACATTGACCTTAGTG
Above is a genomic segment from Vibrio gallicus containing:
- the fabA gene encoding bifunctional 3-hydroxydecanoyl-ACP dehydratase/trans-2-decenoyl-ACP isomerase, encoding MQQKPCDIANSYDRDDLLASSRGELFGPKGPQLPAPNMLMMDRVTKMSQTEGEFGKGLITAELDITPDLWFFDCHFPGDPVMPGCLGLDAMWQLVGFFLGWIGGEGKGRALGVGEVKFTGQILPTAKKVTYEINMKRVVNRRLVMGMADGRVLVDGKEIYVAKDLKVGLFQDTSKF
- the rmf gene encoding ribosome modulation factor, translated to MKRQKRDRLERAQSQGYKAGVNGRSSETCPYQQVDAKSYWLGGWRDAKSDVESGLFK
- a CDS encoding DUF3466 family protein; this translates as MKRSNIFKISAVAFVVTASLNANASLYNVVQVTPSVTGTEYYGSAISPADTFADKGVLAGDTREGTDGLSPREEAPFGIDNNFYYLDWSDLESYCYRELGYNSCENWANREWKGINGAGGLEREREAFNQGYRANALGFTESAAVMTAPSSDYAPGGGTLESGTNNVHINKYTDAGVIGITSSGYYNFGSHGLAYRERGFVDDTILLPRQDGDDLVKLMGRTMAFDSFVYPKDTGKTYIVGSAAVNPFNLGDDNKNYGGDLNSCDSSSDPGALWACQNVAFSTKGYVWDLATPDAGVSVSIWPNTKDNDATSGRRDDASYMASVRGAVVRDVTLDPEHTTSYDDLPVLAGYNTYRDDNNLLMQAAVFYPKDGFSEVKADNWTTTYIAGSEVKQSGDYIYSNSKATDINNNLLVIGEAKRRGDKPENGSANNRLFLADASAGKPVAKYFEDLGQSIFFRSAGGEAEAINNHNEIVGTIDAETAREYSGKQRRHRGFIYAYDFNGTDKDRASKFENRAWWLDDLTNDENVSGENNKYRIVAASDINEKGEISATALYCSAGYDNTGHNAYCGGGNGVEKVVAVKLVPTIDLDDATASAPIIARSVAQEPIERQAGSLGPWVLALLGVFAWNRRRNN
- a CDS encoding ABC transporter ATP-binding protein; its protein translation is MALLTIHNGQLAFGDLPLMQNADFQLQENERVCLVGRNGAGKSTMMKVIAGDILMDDGRLQIQQDVVVSRLEQDPPRDQEGTVFDYVSEGLAEVGRQLKSYQEQLDLLAVDPSEKNINKLSKIQEQLEHSGAWRFESRITNVLDALKLDGHTKLTDLSGGWQRKAALARALVPDPDVLLLDEPTNHLDVTTIEWLEGFLKDFRGSIIFISHDRSFIQSMATRIVDLDRGKLSSFPGNYKQYLEDKEEALRVEEMQNAEFDKKLAQEETWIRQGIKARRTRNEGRVRALKQLRNERSERLNVQGKVNLNIDDAARSGKIVFEANNLGYSIDGKTIVNDFTFSVMRGDKIALIGPNGCGKSTLLKLMLGELAPQSGNLHCGTKLEVAYFDQYREALDPEKTVMDNLADGKQEVTVGGRERHALSYLQDFLFSPRRARSPVKALSGGEKNRLLLARLFLKSNNLLVLDEPTNDLDIETLELLEDLLANYQGTLLLVSHDREFVDNTVTTSWIFEGEGNIEEFVGGYHDAQQQRAQVIKARGNAVSDAITEKSTSITQPDVKSTRNNGKKLSYKLQRELESLPQLLEQLEQDIEALQSKVNDPQFFAALVEQTQPVLDELEKKEQELEIAFERWEELEAMQQE
- a CDS encoding glutaredoxin family protein translates to MIQLFSTQGCHLCEQALEMFMQIGQQVTVVDIAFDDELFSRYGVTIPVVEHNGAELNWPFNIEILRSWLETNGITDNT
- the rlmKL gene encoding bifunctional 23S rRNA (guanine(2069)-N(7))-methyltransferase RlmK/23S rRNA (guanine(2445)-N(2))-methyltransferase RlmL gives rise to the protein MHQYLAVTANGLENLLVDELKELGISDPKPVQAGVRFKADLEQIYRACLWSRTASRFVRVLAEFQCQDDMDLYLAATAVRWSSHFAQTKSFIVDFNGTNQEIRNSQYGAMKVKDAIVDSFTKQNLERPTINKDQPDLRVHVRLHRDKAILGIDMVGQGLNQRGYRSEAGRAPLRETLAAAIVMRSGWDKQSPLVDPMCGSGTLLIEAVMWAANVAPGHARNNWSLENLCDFDYELWAEVKSEAKVQGRRGITKFSQPIVGYDLDKRVIETAKNNARRAGIADLIDFQVSDATKIVATSSDKTGTLVSNPPYGERLGTEPGLIALYSEFGAQLKAQFGGWNASIFSSSDELLSCLRMRADKQYKVNNGALNCLQKNYSISLNKTNPNDGEQQVVAPDFANRLKKNLGKIGKWAKREQLDCYRIYDADLPDYNVAIDIYNDHLVIQEYAAPKTIEPHVAKRRLTDVIRAAVQVTGVEANNVVLKVRQKQKGTNQYQKLAQKQQEMHVNEYGVKLKVNLFDYLDTGLFLDHKLTRRMLGQMAQGKDFLNLFAYTGSATVHAAAGGAKSTTTVDMSKTYLDWAQQNLAINGFKNKAHTFVQADCLQWLEKSQSNYDLIFIDPPTFSNSKRMQQTFDVQRDHIELMTNLKRLLKPGGTIVFSNNKRHFKMDVDALEQLQLQAENISDKMLPLDFTRNKHIHNCWLITHGEQGDSTL